Proteins from a genomic interval of Amycolatopsis sp. cg13:
- a CDS encoding F0F1 ATP synthase subunit delta: MTLHAASREALDLAERTLGEVLAGAGADPAKAGDELLSVVDLLDREIGLRRAVGDSSVAPESRQGLVRRLFDGKLSEQALKVLDTVAGSRWSSPRELVDGLESIGRSALLTAAEKAGNVETVESQLFQVARIVAGAPELEAALSDLTAPAEAKRTLVRGLFAGKVDAVVETLVEQAVQRAKGRGIGNALDKLVALAAERRERSVAYVTSANALTDEQRALLGTKLDGIYGRPIALHVEIDPALGGGLVVRVGDEVIDGSTSGQLAAARRTLSRA; this comes from the coding sequence ATGACGCTGCATGCTGCGAGCCGTGAAGCGCTCGACCTCGCCGAGCGCACGCTCGGCGAGGTGCTGGCCGGAGCGGGCGCTGACCCCGCGAAGGCCGGGGACGAGCTGCTCTCGGTCGTCGACCTCCTTGACCGCGAAATCGGCCTGCGCCGCGCGGTCGGCGATTCTTCGGTCGCGCCGGAGAGCCGCCAGGGCCTGGTCCGCCGCCTGTTCGACGGAAAGCTGAGCGAGCAGGCCCTGAAGGTGCTCGACACCGTGGCGGGCAGCCGCTGGTCCAGTCCCCGCGAGCTGGTGGACGGGCTCGAATCGATCGGTCGTTCGGCGCTGCTCACCGCCGCCGAAAAGGCCGGGAACGTCGAAACCGTCGAGTCTCAGCTGTTCCAGGTCGCGCGGATCGTCGCGGGCGCCCCGGAACTCGAGGCGGCGCTGTCCGACCTGACCGCTCCCGCGGAAGCGAAGCGGACCCTGGTCCGCGGGCTGTTCGCGGGCAAGGTCGACGCGGTCGTCGAGACCCTGGTCGAGCAGGCCGTGCAGCGCGCCAAGGGGCGCGGCATCGGCAACGCGCTCGACAAGCTGGTCGCGCTGGCCGCCGAGCGGCGCGAGCGCTCGGTCGCGTACGTGACCTCGGCGAACGCGCTCACCGACGAGCAGCGGGCCCTTCTCGGGACCAAGCTCGACGGCATCTACGGGCGGCCGATCGCGCTGCACGTCGAGATCGACCCGGCACTCGGCGGCGGCCTCGTCGTCCGCGTCGGGGACGAGGTCATCGACGGCAGCACCTCCGGGCAGCTGGCGGCCGCGCGCCGCACGCTGAGCCGGGCCTGA
- the atpA gene encoding F0F1 ATP synthase subunit alpha translates to MAELTISSDEIAHAIENYVSSYAPSVEREEVGVVADAGDGIAHVEGLPSAMANELLEFPGGVLGVALNLDARSIGAAILGDFESIEEGQQVKRTGQVLSVPVGDGYLGRVVNPLGQAIDGLGEIETTGRRALELKAASVVERQPVSEPLQTGITAIDAMTPIGRGQRQLIIGDRKTGKTAVAVDTIINQKANWETGDPSKQVRCIYVAVGQKGSTIASVKTALEDAGAMEYTTIVAAPASDSAGFKWIAPYTGSAIGQHWMYEGKHVLIVFDDLTKQADAYRAISLLLRRPPGREAFPGDVFYLHSRLLERCAKLSDELGAGSLTGLPIIETKANDVSAYIPTNVISITDGQCFFQSDLFNAGQRPAIDVGISVSRVGGAAQVKAMKNVAGSLRIDLSQYRELEAFAAFASDLDDASKAQLERGARLYEVLKQPQYSPVPVEEQVATVYLGTNGYFDSVPTEDVRRFNLEFLDSARRKHAEVLGAIRDTGKFEDDTRDALIAAVNEFKKEFTTSEGKPLESNADAMAAEKVGQETVKVNKPAPKK, encoded by the coding sequence ATGGCGGAGCTGACGATCTCCTCGGACGAGATCGCCCACGCGATCGAGAATTACGTCTCGAGTTACGCCCCTTCCGTGGAGCGGGAAGAGGTCGGCGTCGTCGCCGACGCCGGTGACGGCATCGCCCACGTCGAAGGGCTGCCCTCGGCCATGGCCAACGAGCTGCTCGAGTTCCCGGGCGGCGTGCTTGGCGTGGCACTGAACCTGGACGCGCGCTCCATCGGCGCCGCGATCCTCGGCGACTTCGAGAGCATCGAAGAAGGCCAGCAGGTCAAGCGGACCGGCCAGGTCCTCTCGGTGCCGGTCGGCGACGGCTACCTCGGCCGGGTCGTCAACCCGCTCGGCCAGGCCATCGACGGCCTCGGCGAGATCGAGACCACCGGCCGCCGCGCGCTGGAGCTGAAGGCCGCTTCGGTGGTCGAGCGCCAGCCGGTGTCCGAGCCGCTGCAGACGGGCATCACCGCGATCGACGCGATGACCCCGATCGGCCGCGGCCAGCGCCAGCTGATCATCGGCGACCGCAAGACCGGCAAGACCGCGGTCGCGGTGGACACGATCATCAACCAGAAGGCCAACTGGGAGACCGGTGACCCGAGCAAGCAGGTTCGCTGCATCTACGTCGCGGTCGGCCAGAAGGGCTCCACGATCGCCTCGGTGAAGACGGCGCTCGAGGACGCGGGCGCGATGGAGTACACCACCATCGTCGCGGCCCCGGCCTCGGACTCGGCCGGCTTCAAGTGGATCGCCCCCTACACCGGCTCGGCCATCGGCCAGCACTGGATGTACGAGGGCAAGCACGTCCTCATCGTGTTCGACGACCTGACCAAGCAGGCCGACGCCTACCGCGCGATCTCGCTGCTGCTGCGCCGCCCGCCGGGCCGCGAGGCGTTCCCCGGCGACGTCTTCTACTTGCACTCCCGTCTCCTCGAGCGCTGCGCGAAGCTCTCGGACGAGCTGGGCGCGGGCTCGCTGACCGGGCTGCCGATCATCGAGACCAAGGCCAACGACGTGTCGGCCTACATCCCGACGAACGTCATCTCGATCACCGACGGCCAGTGCTTCTTCCAGTCGGACCTCTTCAACGCCGGCCAGCGCCCGGCCATCGACGTGGGCATCTCGGTGTCCCGTGTGGGTGGCGCCGCGCAGGTCAAGGCGATGAAGAACGTCGCGGGCTCGCTCCGCATCGACCTGTCCCAGTACCGCGAGCTGGAGGCGTTCGCCGCCTTCGCTTCGGACCTGGACGACGCGTCGAAGGCGCAGCTTGAGCGCGGTGCCCGGCTGTACGAGGTGCTCAAGCAGCCGCAGTACTCCCCGGTTCCGGTCGAGGAGCAGGTCGCCACGGTGTACCTGGGCACGAACGGCTACTTCGACTCGGTCCCGACCGAGGACGTGCGCCGCTTCAACCTCGAGTTCCTCGACTCGGCGCGGCGCAAGCACGCCGAGGTGCTGGGCGCGATCCGCGACACCGGCAAGTTCGAGGACGACACCCGCGACGCGCTGATCGCGGCGGTGAACGAGTTCAAGAAGGAGTTCACCACCTCCGAGGGCAAGCCGCTCGAGTCGAACGCCGACGCGATGGCCGCCGAGAAGGTCGGGCAGGAGACCGTCAAGGTCAACAAGCCCGCCCCGAAGAAGTGA
- a CDS encoding F0F1 ATP synthase subunit gamma: MAAQLRELRSRIKATKSIGKITKAMELIATARITKARAKVAASRPYADEITKVLSALAGAAANLDHPLLVERPNPKRAAVLVVTSDKGQCGGYNSNVLKATEELLALLKSEGKDVDVYTTGSKGLNYYRFRNRAVAGSWTGFSDQPGYPDAVAAAETLVQSFNAGVDDASGNADGITGVDEIHVVYTEFVSMLTQRPVAKRVAPLEVEYSDGEDEKPAGLLPSYEFEPSADKLLSALLPKYINTRLYSALLESAASELAARRTAMKAASDNANELVNTLTREANQARQAQITQEISEIVGGANALTAAGSDD; the protein is encoded by the coding sequence ATGGCCGCACAACTCCGGGAGCTTCGCTCGCGCATCAAGGCGACGAAGTCGATCGGCAAGATCACCAAGGCGATGGAACTCATCGCCACCGCGCGCATCACCAAGGCGCGCGCGAAGGTCGCCGCTTCCCGGCCGTACGCGGACGAGATCACCAAGGTGCTCTCGGCGCTGGCCGGCGCGGCGGCCAACCTCGACCACCCGCTCCTGGTCGAGCGCCCGAACCCGAAGCGCGCCGCCGTCCTGGTCGTCACCAGTGACAAGGGCCAGTGCGGCGGTTACAACTCCAACGTGCTGAAGGCGACCGAAGAACTGCTTGCCCTCCTCAAGTCCGAGGGCAAGGACGTCGACGTCTACACCACCGGCAGCAAGGGCCTGAACTACTACCGGTTCCGCAACCGCGCGGTGGCCGGCAGCTGGACCGGCTTCTCCGACCAGCCGGGCTACCCGGACGCGGTCGCGGCGGCCGAGACGCTGGTGCAGTCCTTCAACGCGGGTGTCGATGACGCTTCGGGCAATGCGGACGGCATCACGGGCGTGGACGAGATCCACGTCGTCTACACCGAGTTCGTGTCGATGCTGACGCAGCGCCCGGTCGCCAAGCGGGTCGCTCCGCTGGAGGTCGAGTACTCCGACGGCGAGGACGAGAAGCCGGCCGGTCTGCTGCCGAGCTACGAGTTCGAGCCCAGCGCCGACAAGCTGCTCTCGGCGCTGCTGCCGAAGTACATCAACACCCGGCTGTACTCGGCGCTGCTCGAATCCGCCGCGTCCGAACTGGCCGCCCGCCGCACGGCGATGAAGGCCGCGTCGGACAACGCGAACGAACTGGTGAACACGCTGACGCGGGAGGCGAACCAGGCCCGGCAGGCGCAGATCACCCAGGAGATCTCCGAAATCGTCGGTGGCGCGAACGCGCTCACCGCAGCAGGAAGTGATGACTGA
- the atpD gene encoding F0F1 ATP synthase subunit beta, translating to MTSTEAPRAKGRIVSVTGPVVDVEFPRGSVPDQFNALKVDIEFEQLRKTVTLEVAAHLGDNLVRTISLQPQDGLVRGAEVTDTGKPITVPVGDKVKGHVYNALGECLDEPGYGEDLERWGIHRNPPPFDQLEGKTEMLETGLKVVDLLTPYVQGGKIGLFGGAGVGKTVLIKEMITRVARNFGGTSVFAGVGERTREGNDLFLEMSEDGVINDTALVFGQMDEPPGTRMRVALSALTMAEYFRDVQNQDVLLFIDNIFRFTQAGSEVSTLLGRMPSAVGYQPTLADEMGQLQERITSTRGRSITSMQAIYVPADDYTDPAPATTFAHLDATTELSRSVFQKGIFPAVDPLASTSTILDPAIVGEDHYRVASEVIRILQKYKELQDIIAILGMDELSEEDKLTVQRARRIERFLSQNMLVAEAFTQIPGSTVPLSETIESFDRITKGDFDHYPEQAFLGIGGLEDLEKKYHEITGK from the coding sequence ATGACCAGTACTGAAGCCCCGCGCGCCAAGGGGCGCATCGTCTCGGTGACCGGGCCGGTCGTCGACGTCGAGTTCCCGCGCGGTTCCGTTCCCGACCAGTTCAACGCGCTCAAGGTCGACATCGAGTTCGAGCAGCTGCGCAAGACGGTGACCCTCGAGGTCGCCGCGCACCTGGGCGACAACCTGGTGCGCACGATTTCGCTGCAGCCGCAGGACGGTCTCGTCCGCGGTGCCGAGGTCACCGACACCGGCAAGCCGATCACCGTCCCGGTGGGCGACAAGGTCAAGGGCCACGTCTACAACGCGCTCGGCGAGTGCCTCGACGAGCCCGGCTACGGCGAGGACCTCGAGCGCTGGGGCATTCACCGCAACCCGCCGCCCTTCGACCAGCTCGAGGGCAAGACGGAGATGCTGGAGACCGGCCTGAAGGTCGTCGACCTGCTGACCCCGTACGTGCAGGGCGGCAAGATCGGCCTGTTCGGCGGCGCGGGCGTGGGCAAGACGGTGCTGATCAAGGAAATGATCACCCGTGTCGCCCGGAACTTCGGCGGTACGTCGGTGTTCGCCGGCGTCGGCGAGCGCACCCGTGAGGGCAACGACCTCTTCCTGGAGATGTCCGAGGACGGCGTCATCAACGACACCGCCCTCGTGTTCGGCCAGATGGACGAGCCGCCGGGCACGCGTATGCGCGTCGCGCTGTCGGCGCTGACCATGGCGGAGTACTTCCGCGACGTCCAGAACCAGGACGTGCTGCTGTTCATCGACAACATCTTCCGGTTCACCCAGGCCGGTTCCGAGGTGTCGACCCTGCTGGGCCGCATGCCTTCGGCAGTGGGCTACCAGCCGACGCTGGCGGACGAGATGGGCCAGCTGCAGGAGCGGATCACCTCGACCCGGGGCCGTTCGATCACCTCGATGCAGGCGATCTACGTGCCCGCGGACGACTACACCGACCCGGCCCCGGCGACGACGTTCGCCCACCTGGACGCCACCACCGAGCTTTCCCGGTCGGTGTTCCAGAAGGGCATCTTCCCGGCGGTGGACCCGCTGGCGTCGACGTCGACGATCCTCGACCCGGCGATCGTCGGCGAGGACCACTACCGCGTCGCCTCCGAGGTCATCCGGATCCTGCAGAAGTACAAGGAGCTGCAGGACATCATCGCGATCCTCGGCATGGACGAGCTTTCCGAAGAGGACAAGCTCACCGTGCAGCGGGCGCGCCGGATCGAGCGCTTCCTGTCCCAGAACATGCTGGTGGCCGAGGCCTTCACGCAGATCCCGGGCTCCACGGTGCCGCTGTCGGAGACCATCGAGTCGTTCGACCGCATCACCAAGGGCGACTTCGACCACTACCCGGAGCAGGCGTTCCTGGGCATTGGCGGGCTCGAGGACCTCGAGAAGAAGTACCACGAGATCACCGGCAAGTGA
- a CDS encoding F0F1 ATP synthase subunit epsilon has translation MAEMSVELVAVERRLWSGTATFVVAQTTEGEIGIMPGHEPVLGQLVEGGVVKVNTTDGDVLTAAVHGGFLSVTATGVSVLAESAELSDEIDVAAAKAALSTGDEAERTRATAQLRAAGQSV, from the coding sequence GTGGCTGAGATGTCCGTGGAGCTGGTTGCCGTCGAGCGCCGGCTCTGGTCGGGTACCGCCACCTTCGTGGTGGCGCAGACCACCGAGGGCGAGATCGGCATCATGCCCGGACACGAGCCGGTGCTGGGCCAGCTCGTCGAGGGTGGCGTGGTGAAGGTGAACACGACGGACGGCGACGTGCTGACCGCCGCGGTGCACGGCGGATTCCTGTCCGTCACCGCGACCGGGGTGAGCGTGCTCGCGGAGAGCGCCGAGCTGTCCGACGAAATCGACGTGGCCGCCGCGAAGGCAGCCCTCAGCACCGGCGACGAGGCCGAGCGGACGAGGGCCACGGCCCAGCTCCGCGCGGCTGGACAATCGGTCTGA
- a CDS encoding DUF2550 domain-containing protein, with protein MQIAVVVLALLIVLVVVVGWYGQRWIRMRRGGGVSVALRWRPDSPRSSWHLGLGRYEGEKFVWYRVWSLRTGPDRVFQRESMQIADRRDPSGSEAYAVPEGSTVLRCESSDQEAIEIAMGPGALTGFLSWLESAPPGRRLPRAS; from the coding sequence GTGCAGATCGCTGTGGTGGTGCTAGCGCTCCTGATCGTGCTTGTCGTCGTGGTCGGCTGGTACGGCCAGCGGTGGATCCGGATGCGCCGCGGCGGCGGCGTCAGCGTGGCGCTGCGGTGGCGTCCGGACAGTCCCCGTTCGAGCTGGCATCTCGGCCTCGGCCGGTACGAGGGCGAGAAGTTCGTCTGGTACCGGGTGTGGAGCCTGCGCACCGGCCCGGATCGCGTTTTCCAGCGGGAAAGCATGCAGATCGCGGACCGGCGGGACCCGTCCGGCTCCGAGGCGTACGCGGTGCCTGAGGGATCGACGGTGCTGCGCTGCGAGTCCTCGGACCAGGAAGCGATCGAGATCGCGATGGGTCCGGGTGCGCTGACCGGATTCCTGTCGTGGCTCGAATCGGCTCCGCCGGGGCGACGGCTGCCGCGAGCTTCGTGA
- a CDS encoding alpha/beta fold hydrolase yields MAAGRLIAASVPAAAGLAAGGWAARNLKTYGWAMARTRRAGFTEHDAVVNGSKLHYAQGPAGAKPALLLIHGQAVDWQSYARVLPELARDFTVYAVDVHGHGDSARAPEKYTAAAIGADLARFVEEIIGKRVVVSGHSSGGQLAAWLAGNRPDLVRALVLEDPPLFTTLLPRAEKTWNWVDLATACHTYLRSGESDWGAYLFEHQKLWDFFGDGAARIVRSGLKRREKHPNRPITLFFMPPSWNDMQRAVEHYDPRFGDAFYTGAWDEGFDHEATLRKIEAPTILVHANWKYGEDGVLQGAIDADDARQIASLINDVEVVRVDSGHNVHGEKPARFAELVRSVTAWL; encoded by the coding sequence GTGGCAGCCGGGCGGCTGATCGCGGCCTCCGTTCCCGCCGCGGCAGGCCTCGCCGCCGGCGGTTGGGCGGCCCGCAACCTCAAGACGTACGGCTGGGCGATGGCTCGTACGCGGCGGGCCGGATTCACCGAACACGACGCGGTGGTCAACGGCTCGAAGCTCCATTACGCCCAGGGTCCGGCCGGTGCCAAGCCAGCGCTGCTGCTGATCCATGGCCAGGCCGTCGACTGGCAGAGTTACGCACGCGTGCTGCCGGAGCTGGCGCGGGACTTCACGGTGTACGCGGTCGACGTCCACGGGCACGGCGACTCCGCCCGGGCGCCGGAGAAGTACACCGCGGCCGCGATCGGGGCTGATCTGGCCCGGTTCGTCGAGGAAATCATCGGGAAACGGGTCGTCGTATCCGGGCATTCCTCGGGCGGCCAACTGGCGGCCTGGCTCGCCGGGAACCGGCCGGACCTGGTCCGCGCGCTGGTGCTGGAAGACCCGCCGCTGTTCACCACCCTGCTGCCGCGGGCCGAGAAAACCTGGAACTGGGTCGACCTCGCCACGGCCTGCCACACGTATCTGCGATCCGGCGAATCCGACTGGGGCGCCTACCTCTTCGAGCACCAGAAGCTGTGGGACTTCTTCGGCGACGGCGCGGCCCGGATCGTGCGGTCCGGGCTCAAGCGGCGCGAGAAGCATCCAAACCGGCCGATCACGCTGTTCTTCATGCCGCCGAGCTGGAACGACATGCAGCGCGCGGTCGAGCACTACGACCCGCGTTTCGGCGACGCCTTCTACACCGGCGCCTGGGACGAAGGCTTCGACCACGAGGCGACCCTGCGCAAGATCGAAGCGCCGACGATCCTCGTCCACGCCAACTGGAAATACGGCGAGGACGGCGTCCTGCAAGGCGCGATCGACGCGGACGACGCGCGACAGATCGCCTCGCTGATCAACGACGTCGAGGTCGTCCGGGTGGACAGCGGCCACAACGTGCACGGAGAGAAACCGGCGCGGTTCGCCGAGCTTGTCCGCTCCGTCACCGCCTGGCTCTGA
- a CDS encoding cob(I)yrinic acid a,c-diamide adenosyltransferase, which yields MVVRINRVYTKVGDSGTTALGDGSRVPKTSARLSAYADTDEANSVLGLAIALGGLTDEIADVLRRIQNDLFDVGADLCLPIQEDPPYEPLRITEAYLERLEGWCDDFNERLPKLTSFILPGGTPGAAFLHQARTVSRRAERSAWALMEAEPDTSNPIAAKYLNRLSDLLFILARLANPEGDVLWQPGG from the coding sequence ATGGTGGTTCGTATCAACCGGGTCTACACGAAGGTCGGCGACAGCGGCACGACCGCGCTCGGCGACGGTTCCCGGGTTCCGAAGACTTCCGCCCGGCTGTCCGCCTACGCCGACACCGACGAGGCCAATTCCGTCCTCGGCCTGGCGATCGCCCTCGGCGGGCTCACCGACGAGATCGCGGACGTGCTGCGCCGGATCCAGAACGACCTGTTCGACGTCGGCGCGGATTTGTGCCTCCCGATCCAGGAGGACCCGCCCTACGAGCCGCTGCGCATCACCGAGGCGTACCTGGAGCGGCTCGAAGGCTGGTGCGACGACTTCAACGAACGGCTGCCGAAACTCACGTCTTTCATCCTTCCGGGCGGCACCCCGGGCGCGGCGTTCCTGCACCAGGCGCGCACGGTCTCTCGCCGCGCGGAACGGTCGGCGTGGGCGCTGATGGAGGCCGAGCCGGACACGTCCAACCCGATCGCGGCCAAGTACCTGAACCGGCTCTCGGACCTGCTGTTCATCCTCGCCCGGCTGGCCAATCCGGAAGGCGACGTGCTGTGGCAGCCGGGCGGCTGA
- the murA gene encoding UDP-N-acetylglucosamine 1-carboxyvinyltransferase: MSEHFDVHGGARLVGEVDVVGAKNSVLKLMAAALLAEGTTTITNCPQILDVPLMGDVLRSVGCEVEIEGDTARITTPKELSHRADSAAMGKLRASVCVLGPLVGRLKQAVVALPGGDAIGQRPLDMHQNGLRKLGATSTIEHGCVVAKAETLVGTQIWLDFPSVGATENILMAAVLAEGTTVIDNAAREPEIADICTMLTEMGAKIEGAGTSTLTVHGVEALNPTEHRVIGDRIVGATWAFAAAMTRGDLTVRGVNPHHLDLVLDKLRLAGAEVTTYDDKGFRVVQPERPKAVDWVTLPYPGFATDLQPFAVALSAVSEGTSMITENVYEARFRFIEEMIRLSGDARTDGHHAVVRGVEKLSSAPVWASDIRAGAGLVLAGLCADGVTEVWDVFHIDRGYPHFVENLNRLGARIDRVAGEPERA, encoded by the coding sequence ATGAGCGAGCACTTCGACGTGCATGGCGGAGCCCGGCTGGTCGGCGAGGTCGACGTGGTCGGCGCCAAGAACAGCGTGCTGAAACTGATGGCCGCGGCACTGCTGGCCGAAGGCACCACGACCATCACGAACTGCCCGCAGATCCTGGACGTCCCGCTGATGGGCGACGTCCTGCGCAGTGTCGGCTGCGAGGTGGAGATCGAGGGTGACACGGCGCGCATCACCACGCCCAAGGAGCTGTCGCACCGCGCCGATTCGGCGGCGATGGGCAAGCTGCGCGCGTCGGTGTGCGTGCTGGGCCCGCTGGTCGGCCGCCTGAAGCAGGCGGTTGTCGCGCTGCCCGGCGGCGACGCGATCGGCCAGCGTCCGCTGGACATGCACCAGAACGGCCTCCGCAAACTCGGCGCGACGAGCACCATCGAGCACGGGTGCGTCGTCGCGAAGGCCGAAACGCTGGTCGGCACCCAGATCTGGCTGGACTTCCCGAGCGTCGGCGCGACCGAGAACATCCTGATGGCGGCCGTGCTGGCCGAGGGCACGACGGTGATCGACAACGCCGCCCGCGAACCGGAAATCGCCGACATCTGCACGATGCTGACCGAAATGGGCGCGAAGATCGAGGGCGCGGGCACCTCGACGCTGACCGTCCACGGCGTCGAAGCACTGAACCCGACCGAACACCGCGTGATCGGCGACCGCATCGTAGGCGCGACCTGGGCGTTCGCCGCCGCGATGACCCGCGGCGACCTGACCGTGCGCGGCGTGAACCCGCACCACCTCGACCTGGTCCTGGACAAACTGCGCCTGGCCGGCGCGGAGGTCACCACCTACGACGACAAGGGCTTCCGAGTCGTCCAGCCGGAACGCCCGAAGGCGGTCGACTGGGTGACCCTGCCGTACCCCGGTTTCGCCACCGACCTGCAGCCGTTCGCGGTCGCGCTGTCGGCGGTGTCCGAGGGCACCTCGATGATCACGGAAAACGTGTACGAGGCCCGGTTCCGCTTCATCGAGGAAATGATCCGGCTGTCCGGCGACGCGCGTACCGACGGCCACCACGCGGTGGTCCGCGGTGTGGAGAAGCTGTCGAGCGCGCCGGTGTGGGCGTCGGACATCCGTGCCGGAGCCGGGCTGGTGCTGGCCGGGCTGTGCGCCGATGGGGTGACGGAGGTGTGGGACGTGTTCCACATCGACCGCGGGTACCCGCATTTCGTCGAGAACTTGAATCGGCTGGGTGCCCGGATCGACCGGGTTGCCGGGGAGCCGGAGCGAGCTTGA
- a CDS encoding TetR/AcrR family transcriptional regulator: MTTRRTPTGAAVLQPDVTYAITEAVIDELADHGFGRLSMEAVSKRAGVGKSALYRRWRSKDEMIGAVIAEFSLARAVDPDTGSLRGDIRATLEALYGWITHPRFSRIFPGLIAEARQNPAMAEFAREAIGGPRRAINQAVFTRAIERGEIPADTDIEMALDIGAGIVYWRLIVRGVPAEEGYLDKVADLVVRALST, translated from the coding sequence ATGACGACCCGCCGGACGCCGACCGGAGCTGCCGTGCTGCAGCCCGACGTCACCTACGCCATCACCGAAGCCGTGATTGACGAGCTGGCCGATCACGGCTTCGGAAGACTGTCGATGGAAGCGGTCTCGAAACGCGCCGGGGTCGGGAAAAGCGCGCTATATCGGCGCTGGCGGTCGAAAGACGAAATGATCGGCGCGGTCATCGCGGAATTCAGCCTGGCGCGCGCGGTGGACCCGGACACCGGCAGCCTGCGCGGCGATATCCGGGCCACCCTGGAAGCGCTTTACGGATGGATCACGCACCCGCGGTTCTCGCGGATTTTCCCCGGGCTGATCGCGGAAGCCCGCCAAAACCCGGCAATGGCCGAATTCGCCCGCGAAGCAATCGGCGGACCGCGGCGGGCCATCAACCAGGCGGTGTTCACCAGGGCGATCGAGCGCGGGGAGATCCCGGCGGACACGGACATCGAAATGGCGCTGGACATCGGCGCGGGAATCGTTTACTGGCGGCTGATCGTGCGCGGAGTCCCGGCGGAGGAAGGGTATTTGGATAAGGTGGCGGACTTGGTGGTGCGTGCGCTGAGCACGTAG
- a CDS encoding nuclear transport factor 2 family protein, translating to MTFIDHALDLLVQHDMAGFVQLFAEDAVLEFPFAAPGEPKRVEGRAALAEYLRNYPNLFDVREVAAKTVHQTTDPEVSIAEFELAGIAVATQKPYRLGYVVILTVRDGLIRHYRDYFSPLAVIDVLGVPGV from the coding sequence ATGACATTCATCGATCACGCGCTCGATCTGCTGGTCCAGCACGACATGGCCGGATTCGTGCAGTTGTTCGCCGAAGACGCCGTGCTCGAGTTCCCGTTCGCCGCGCCCGGTGAGCCCAAGCGCGTCGAAGGCCGCGCCGCTCTGGCCGAGTACCTGCGCAACTACCCGAACCTGTTCGACGTCCGCGAGGTCGCCGCGAAGACCGTGCACCAGACGACTGACCCGGAGGTTTCGATCGCGGAGTTCGAGCTGGCCGGCATCGCGGTCGCCACGCAGAAGCCGTACCGCCTGGGCTATGTCGTGATCCTGACCGTCCGCGACGGCCTGATCCGCCACTATCGCGACTACTTCAGCCCGCTCGCGGTCATCGACGTTCTCGGGGTGCCGGGTGTCTGA
- a CDS encoding ergot alkaloid biosynthesis protein gives MSDVLVLGSTGTTGSRVVRGLEAEGIRARAATRNPVKPGQIRFDWDEPATYGPALDGVSAVYLIAPVAADPQPLVEEFLKHAPDARVVLLSSSAVAENTPVVGSLPGLVRRQPSWAVLRPSWFMQNFTAGHLVGDSARAGRIVTATGDARVAFVDAGDIAAVAVRALLDPEPHNTDHLITGPRALSYDEAAGIVGKQLGHPVVHAPVSTLEYQRFLVRDGLPESYAEMLALLDEAIRGGAEDRVTDTVERVTGRPARDFRTFAKEEIR, from the coding sequence GTGTCTGATGTCCTCGTCCTCGGCTCGACCGGCACCACCGGCAGCCGGGTCGTGCGCGGTCTCGAAGCCGAAGGGATACGTGCTCGGGCGGCAACGCGGAATCCCGTTAAGCCAGGCCAAATCCGGTTCGACTGGGACGAGCCCGCGACGTACGGCCCCGCGCTGGACGGGGTCTCGGCGGTCTACCTGATCGCACCGGTCGCGGCCGATCCGCAGCCGCTTGTCGAGGAGTTCCTCAAGCACGCGCCGGACGCACGAGTGGTCTTGCTCAGTTCGTCCGCCGTGGCCGAAAACACCCCGGTGGTGGGCAGTCTGCCCGGACTCGTCCGTCGGCAGCCGAGCTGGGCAGTGCTGCGGCCGTCGTGGTTCATGCAGAACTTCACCGCCGGGCACCTGGTCGGCGACAGCGCCCGCGCGGGCCGGATCGTGACCGCGACCGGCGACGCCCGGGTGGCGTTCGTGGATGCGGGCGACATAGCCGCGGTCGCCGTCCGCGCGCTGCTCGATCCGGAACCGCACAACACCGATCACCTCATCACCGGCCCGCGCGCGCTCAGCTACGACGAGGCCGCCGGGATCGTCGGGAAACAGCTCGGCCATCCGGTCGTGCACGCACCGGTTTCCACCCTTGAGTACCAGCGATTCCTGGTCCGCGACGGCCTTCCCGAGTCGTACGCCGAAATGCTCGCCTTGCTGGACGAAGCGATCCGCGGCGGCGCCGAGGACCGGGTGACCGACACAGTCGAGCGGGTCACTGGACGACCCGCCCGTGACTTCCGCACCTTCGCGAAAGAGGAGATCCGATGA